In Nitrosarchaeum koreense MY1, one genomic interval encodes:
- a CDS encoding PAC2 family protein, with translation MEFSQIEEPQIEKPIVIAAMQDMGNVGSIVVNFINNSLKTKKFRIAKTPYPTYVVDEGGHINLPNESWEYRYADGLIVFGGGTGQPQDTPELYALCQDVIDISKKYSAKFIYTLGGFHTNRILDKNPKTFVTSTSIELTKQMQELGVLTTPQKSIITGFNGLILGFAKQNGIQGMGIYGELNQPEIPQYRAAISIIKTLEKLTYRKLGDTTRLELLAQEIEKSFEN, from the coding sequence ATGGAGTTTTCTCAAATTGAAGAGCCGCAGATTGAAAAACCAATAGTTATTGCTGCAATGCAAGATATGGGAAATGTTGGAAGTATTGTAGTTAATTTCATCAATAATAGTTTAAAAACAAAAAAATTCAGAATTGCAAAAACGCCATATCCAACATATGTGGTAGATGAAGGAGGTCACATAAATTTACCAAATGAAAGTTGGGAATACAGATATGCAGATGGATTAATTGTTTTTGGCGGAGGTACGGGTCAACCGCAAGACACCCCCGAACTATATGCTTTGTGCCAAGATGTAATTGATATTTCAAAAAAATATTCTGCCAAATTTATTTACACACTTGGAGGATTTCACACAAATAGGATACTAGATAAAAACCCAAAAACATTTGTAACTTCAACGTCAATTGAGCTGACTAAACAAATGCAAGAATTAGGCGTTTTAACAACACCCCAAAAGTCAATAATTACAGGATTCAATGGATTGATCTTAGGATTTGCTAAACAAAATGGCATTCAAGGAATGGGAATATATGGAGAATTAAATCAGCCTGAAATTCCACAGTACAGAGCAGCAATTAGCATAATCAAAACATTAGAAAAGCTAACTTATAGAAAATTAGGGGATACAACAAGATTAGAATTACTCGCTCAAGAGATTGAAAAAAGTTTTGAAAATTAA
- a CDS encoding CRISPR-associated protein Cas4, which translates to MTSILQACQTEIDGVRYYKTPQGLLYPSITTVLSKTSDTAGLDQWREKIGNNLADQIMKDAQIHGTMTHKLCEDYLKNKESVGDFLDIPKNHFEKLKPYLHKMNNIRGIELPLYSDELKIAGTCDCIAEYNGNLSIIDFKTSRSRLVEHYDKVQKYFMQATAYSLMWKERTGIEIDQIVIIGSEETGDIAEFIKIPLDFKDKLIDTIEKFHNLS; encoded by the coding sequence ATGACATCGATACTCCAAGCATGTCAAACAGAAATAGACGGAGTCAGATATTACAAAACACCACAAGGATTGTTATATCCATCGATCACAACGGTGCTATCAAAAACATCAGACACGGCAGGTCTTGATCAATGGAGAGAAAAGATAGGAAATAATTTAGCAGATCAGATAATGAAAGATGCTCAAATTCATGGCACCATGACTCATAAATTATGTGAGGATTATCTAAAAAATAAAGAGTCAGTCGGAGATTTTCTTGATATCCCAAAAAATCATTTTGAAAAATTAAAACCATATTTACATAAAATGAACAATATTCGTGGAATTGAACTTCCACTGTATAGCGATGAACTCAAAATTGCAGGTACATGTGATTGTATTGCAGAGTATAATGGGAATCTATCAATTATTGATTTTAAAACTAGTAGAAGTAGGCTAGTTGAACATTATGATAAAGTTCAAAAATATTTCATGCAAGCAACTGCGTATTCTTTGATGTGGAAAGAAAGAACCGGAATAGAAATAGACCAAATCGTAATCATAGGATCGGAGGAAACAGGAGATATTGCAGAGTTTATCAAAATCCCATTGGATTTTAAGGACAAGTTAATTGACACCATAGAAAAATTTCATAATTTATCATAA
- a CDS encoding aldo/keto reductase: protein MTIPKIELSDDLSICRILNGMWQVSGGHGQIEPKAAISDMLEYHKNGFTTWDLADIYGPAESFIGEFRKQLPPKDLQQSQALTKFVPNPGPMSKSIVEYHVDQSLKKMNTETIDLIQFHWWDYNDPSYLDALSNLTKLQQEGKIKHLGLTNFDTERIKIMTDRGFKLISNQVQYSILDQRPEKLMTPFCQKHDISILAYGTLLGGFLSEKYLNYPEPRRVDLNTSSLQKYYNMIDAWGGWSLFQELLQILSKIAKKYDSSIANISTKFILDKPIVAGVIIGSRLGLSEHRQDNAQVFDIVLENEDLAMIRSVTSKSNDLFGLIGDCGDEYR, encoded by the coding sequence TTGACAATTCCAAAAATTGAACTATCTGATGATCTATCTATCTGTAGAATTTTAAATGGAATGTGGCAAGTGTCTGGTGGGCATGGACAGATTGAACCAAAAGCTGCAATTTCTGATATGCTTGAATATCACAAGAATGGATTCACTACTTGGGATTTGGCTGATATTTACGGACCTGCTGAATCCTTTATTGGTGAATTTAGAAAACAATTACCTCCAAAAGACTTGCAACAATCACAGGCATTGACTAAATTTGTTCCAAATCCTGGACCTATGAGCAAGTCAATTGTAGAATATCATGTTGATCAATCATTAAAAAAAATGAACACTGAAACAATTGACTTGATCCAGTTTCATTGGTGGGATTACAATGACCCTAGTTATCTTGACGCTCTTAGTAATCTCACTAAGTTACAGCAAGAGGGAAAGATCAAACATCTTGGTCTTACAAATTTCGATACAGAACGAATCAAGATAATGACTGACCGCGGTTTTAAACTAATTTCAAATCAAGTGCAATATTCTATTTTAGATCAAAGACCAGAAAAATTAATGACACCATTTTGTCAAAAACATGATATTTCTATTCTTGCATATGGCACCCTGCTTGGTGGATTTTTATCTGAAAAATATCTGAATTATCCAGAACCTCGTAGAGTAGATTTGAATACCTCAAGCCTACAAAAATATTATAACATGATTGATGCATGGGGTGGATGGAGTTTATTTCAAGAGTTATTGCAAATTTTATCTAAAATAGCAAAAAAATATGATTCAAGTATTGCAAATATCTCTACAAAATTTATTTTGGATAAACCTATAGTTGCAGGTGTAATAATTGGCTCAAGACTTGGCCTCTCTGAGCATAGGCAAGACAATGCGCAAGTTTTTGATATTGTTCTTGAGAATGAAGATCTAGCCATGATACGCTCAGTGACTAGTAAATCCAATGATCTTTTTGGTTTAATAGGTGACTGTGGCGATGAATATCGCTAA